CGCCATCGTCAGCACGATCACGGACGCGGTCGCCTCCGGGGAGAAGGTGTCCGTCACCGACTTCGGGAACTTCGACCACCGTGACAACAAGGCGCGGAAGGGGCGCAACCCCCAGACCGGCGAGGAGATCGACATCGCCGCCTCCAAGACGCCACGCTTCAAGGCTGCCAAGAAGTTCAAGGACGCGGTCAACAGCTAGCCCGCTCGACAGCTCCGACGGGGACCCGGACCGGGTCCCCGTTGTGCGTCTCTCATGCCTGCAGGCCCAGCCGCCGCATGAGCGCCGCCGGCTCCATCGCCAGCCCGGTCACGAACGGGCCGAAGTCGGCGTAGGCCGCACTGGCTTCGTCGAAGCGCATCTCGTGGACGATCTCCTTGAGCGTGGCGGGGTCGTCGGTGAGCAACGTGACCCCCCACTCCCAGTCGTCCAGTCCCGTCGAGCCCGTGATCAGCTGGGTCACGCGCCCCCGGTAGGTGCGGCCCACGGCCGCGTGGCCGGCCATGATCCGCTTCCGCTCCGCGAAGTCGAGCGCATACCAGTTGGCGCCGACCTCCCGTCGCTTGCTCATCGGGTAGAAGCCGATCACCTTG
The sequence above is a segment of the Euzebya tangerina genome. Coding sequences within it:
- a CDS encoding HU family DNA-binding protein, whose product is MNKSELIASAADAAGMSKSDMNTALDAIVSTITDAVASGEKVSVTDFGNFDHRDNKARKGRNPQTGEEIDIAASKTPRFKAAKKFKDAVNS